A region of Micromonospora sp. WMMD882 DNA encodes the following proteins:
- a CDS encoding sugar ABC transporter permease, whose protein sequence is MTTAAEPTASRATTARTPADRNGGRGRWFARVGWRHLVGVLGVVFSLFPIVFVFSAALNPLGTLSSTELVPTDGVSFGNFGELFERTAFERWFLNSLLIAGLASFISVFLSSLAAYAFSRMRFRGRRVGLLSLLLIQMFPQFLAIVAIFLIFGTITDLWPEIGFNTPWGLMLLYLGGALGVNTWLMKGFFDTLPRELDESATMDGATHAQVFFRIMLPLVAPILAVTGLLAFISTINEFLMANVFLTDSESKTLAVGMYGMLQGNERNNNFGIFAAATLLTAIPTVLVFQALQRYIVSGLTAGAVKG, encoded by the coding sequence GTGACCACAGCGGCAGAGCCGACCGCCTCTCGCGCGACCACGGCCCGGACCCCGGCCGACCGCAACGGCGGACGCGGTCGCTGGTTCGCCCGGGTCGGCTGGCGGCACCTGGTCGGCGTGCTCGGGGTGGTGTTCAGCCTCTTCCCGATCGTGTTCGTGTTCTCCGCGGCGCTCAACCCGCTGGGCACCCTGTCCTCCACGGAGCTGGTGCCGACCGACGGGGTGTCGTTCGGCAACTTCGGCGAGCTGTTCGAGCGGACCGCGTTCGAACGGTGGTTCCTGAACTCGCTGCTGATCGCCGGGCTGGCCTCCTTCATCTCGGTGTTCCTGTCGTCGCTGGCCGCGTACGCCTTCTCCCGGATGCGGTTCCGGGGCCGGCGGGTCGGCCTGCTGTCGCTGCTGCTGATCCAGATGTTCCCGCAGTTCCTGGCGATCGTGGCGATCTTCCTGATCTTCGGCACGATCACCGACCTGTGGCCGGAGATCGGCTTCAACACCCCGTGGGGGCTGATGCTGCTCTACCTCGGCGGGGCGCTCGGCGTGAACACCTGGCTGATGAAGGGCTTCTTCGACACGCTCCCCCGGGAGCTGGACGAGTCGGCCACCATGGACGGCGCGACGCACGCCCAGGTCTTCTTCCGGATCATGCTGCCGCTGGTGGCGCCGATCCTGGCGGTGACCGGCCTGCTCGCCTTCATCAGCACGATCAACGAGTTCCTGATGGCCAACGTGTTCCTCACCGACAGCGAGTCGAAGACCCTCGCGGTCGGCATGTACGGCATGTTGCAGGGCAACGAGCGGAACAACAACTTCGGCATCTTCGCGGCGGCCACCCTGCTCACCGCGATCCCGACCGTGCTGGTGTTCCAGGCGTTGCAGCGGTACATCGTCTCCGGCCTCACCGCCGGAGCGGTGAAAGGCTAG
- a CDS encoding ABC transporter permease subunit, with the protein MTTSLSGSGPANQAPGREPTGSRPARKRRTARNDTPVTLTGLAVKVILLGLTAGIAVWAAFPLVDGEKWAGLALLAATTAGLFYLYLTPRHVPAKYLVPGTLFLIAFQVFPVLYTASTAFTNFGDGHRGSKDDAIVAIQTASVQQVPGSAEYALSVATEGDPATAPLVFLVTDPATGQVSVGDTDGLTALDAADVTLGAGGKVTAAEGYTVLSFGQASARSQEITDLVVPTDAGALRSSGLSRAYEGRAVRAYDQGCDCIRDNETGRTWTADADAGAFVAADGERLAQGWKVNVGLSNFTRVITDGNVSGPFFGTLIWNFAFAIGSTGGTFVLGMAIALALHSPRMRYTNVYRVLLILPYAMPSFAMLLVWRDMFNTDFGLINNLFGLGVNWLGGEWTARFAVILVQLWLGYPYMFLVTTGALQAIPSELTEATSVDGASPWQSFRAVTLPLLLVALSPLLIASFAYNFNNFNAIYLTTEGSPFPADNPTNGATDLLITYTYRLAFGGQGAEFGFAAAISLFIFTIVAVVSAVSFRRTRKQEEVYS; encoded by the coding sequence ATGACCACGTCGCTGTCCGGCTCGGGGCCTGCCAACCAGGCCCCGGGCCGGGAGCCCACCGGCTCCCGGCCCGCGCGGAAGCGCCGTACCGCGCGCAACGACACGCCGGTCACCCTGACCGGCCTGGCCGTCAAGGTGATCCTGCTCGGCCTGACCGCCGGCATCGCGGTCTGGGCGGCCTTCCCGCTCGTCGACGGCGAGAAGTGGGCCGGGCTGGCGCTGCTGGCGGCCACCACCGCCGGCCTGTTCTACCTCTACCTGACCCCCCGGCACGTCCCGGCGAAGTACCTCGTCCCCGGCACGCTCTTCCTCATCGCGTTCCAGGTGTTCCCGGTGCTGTACACGGCCAGCACGGCGTTCACCAACTTCGGTGACGGTCACCGGGGCAGCAAGGACGACGCGATCGTCGCGATCCAGACCGCCTCGGTGCAGCAGGTGCCCGGCTCGGCCGAGTACGCGCTCTCCGTCGCCACCGAGGGCGACCCGGCCACCGCGCCGCTGGTCTTCCTGGTCACCGATCCGGCCACCGGTCAGGTGTCCGTCGGAGACACCGACGGGCTGACCGCGCTCGACGCCGCCGACGTCACCCTCGGCGCCGGCGGCAAGGTCACCGCCGCCGAGGGCTACACCGTCCTCAGCTTCGGCCAGGCCAGCGCCCGCAGCCAGGAGATCACCGACCTGGTGGTGCCCACCGACGCCGGCGCGCTGCGCTCCTCCGGCCTGTCCCGCGCCTACGAGGGTCGGGCCGTCCGGGCGTACGACCAGGGGTGCGACTGCATCCGCGACAACGAGACCGGCAGGACCTGGACGGCGGACGCGGACGCCGGCGCGTTCGTCGCCGCCGACGGCGAACGGCTGGCCCAGGGCTGGAAGGTCAACGTCGGCCTGTCGAACTTCACCCGGGTGATCACCGACGGGAACGTCTCCGGGCCGTTCTTCGGCACGCTGATCTGGAACTTCGCCTTCGCGATCGGCTCCACCGGCGGCACGTTCGTCCTCGGCATGGCCATCGCGTTGGCCCTGCACTCGCCCCGGATGCGCTACACGAACGTCTACCGGGTGCTGCTGATCCTGCCGTACGCCATGCCGTCGTTCGCGATGCTGCTGGTCTGGCGGGACATGTTCAACACCGACTTCGGGCTGATCAACAACCTGTTCGGGCTCGGGGTGAACTGGCTGGGTGGCGAGTGGACCGCCCGGTTCGCGGTGATCCTGGTGCAGCTCTGGCTCGGGTACCCGTACATGTTCCTGGTCACCACCGGGGCGTTGCAGGCCATCCCCAGCGAGCTCACCGAGGCCACCTCGGTCGACGGGGCCTCGCCCTGGCAGTCGTTCAGGGCGGTCACCCTGCCGCTGCTGCTGGTGGCGCTCTCCCCGCTGCTGATCGCGTCGTTCGCGTACAACTTCAACAACTTCAACGCGATCTACCTGACCACCGAGGGCTCGCCCTTCCCGGCGGACAACCCGACCAACGGGGCGACCGACCTGCTCATCACGTACACGTACCGGTTGGCGTTCGGCGGGCAGGGCGCCGAGTTCGGCTTCGCCGCGGCGATCTCGCTGTTCATCTTCACCATCGTCGCGGTGGTGTCGGCGGTCAGCTTCCGGCGTACCCGTAAGCAGGAGGAGGTGTACTCGTGA
- a CDS encoding glycoside hydrolase family 13 protein — MQPHHDGSARYVPEQAPELGDTVPVLVRVPAGSDVRRVHVRTTPDGEPRFAEAVVDRRDGDDVWWRADVEVRNPVSNYRFLLTGRHGTRWLNAAGPVDHDVPDVGDFKLVTYAPPPAWARDAVIYQIFPDRFARSAAADARPTPDWAVPCDWDTPVRGYGPDTPRQLYGGDLDGITGRLDHLDRLGVNTVYLTPVFPARSNHRYDAASFDRVDPLLGGDAALVRLADAAHARGWRLIGDITSNHTGDAHEWFTRAVADPHAPERGLYYFDRPGGDYESWNGVRSLPKLNWADPELRRRFATDPDSLLRRWLRPPYGLDGWRVDVANMTGRRGADAYTHEVAALLRAVAVDTRADALVMAEHGHDHTGDLDRDGWHGTMNYVGFTDPVWSWLRAGDQPVPNFLGVPGGVTRRDGRAVLATMNAYRSLVSWRSYTHSWQLLGSHDSARIRTVVGDAARQEVAAGLLATMPGTPMVFAGDEWGLTGDNGEGSRTPMPWDRPAARDERTFETYRALLALRRAEPALRHGGLRWLHVDADTLVFVREAVDGAVLVLARRAPGSLVRLTGLPPADNRYGGAPDLRPDADGTVTLPADGPTFQAWRM, encoded by the coding sequence ATGCAACCGCACCACGACGGATCCGCCCGGTACGTCCCCGAACAGGCCCCGGAGCTCGGCGACACGGTCCCGGTCCTGGTCCGGGTACCGGCCGGCAGCGACGTGCGCCGGGTGCACGTACGCACCACGCCGGACGGCGAGCCGCGCTTCGCCGAGGCGGTGGTCGACCGGCGGGACGGTGACGACGTCTGGTGGCGGGCCGACGTCGAGGTCCGCAACCCGGTCAGCAACTACCGGTTCCTGCTCACCGGCCGGCACGGCACGCGCTGGCTCAACGCCGCCGGGCCGGTCGACCACGACGTGCCGGACGTCGGCGACTTCAAGCTCGTCACGTACGCCCCGCCGCCGGCCTGGGCCCGGGACGCGGTGATCTACCAGATCTTCCCGGACCGCTTCGCCCGGTCCGCCGCGGCGGACGCCCGGCCCACCCCGGACTGGGCCGTCCCGTGCGACTGGGACACCCCGGTGCGCGGGTACGGCCCGGACACCCCCCGCCAGCTCTACGGCGGCGACCTCGACGGGATCACCGGACGGCTCGACCACCTGGACCGGCTCGGCGTGAACACCGTCTACCTGACGCCGGTCTTCCCGGCCCGGTCCAACCACCGGTACGACGCGGCCAGCTTCGACCGGGTGGACCCGCTGCTCGGCGGGGACGCCGCCCTCGTCCGGCTCGCCGACGCGGCGCACGCCCGGGGCTGGCGGCTGATCGGCGACATCACCAGCAACCACACCGGCGACGCCCACGAGTGGTTCACCCGGGCGGTCGCCGACCCGCACGCCCCCGAACGCGGGCTGTACTACTTCGACAGGCCCGGCGGCGACTACGAGTCGTGGAACGGGGTCCGGTCGCTGCCCAAGCTCAACTGGGCCGACCCCGAGCTGCGCCGCCGCTTCGCCACCGACCCGGACTCCCTGCTGCGCCGCTGGCTGCGTCCGCCGTACGGGCTGGACGGCTGGCGGGTGGACGTGGCGAACATGACCGGCCGGCGGGGCGCGGACGCGTACACCCACGAGGTCGCGGCGCTGCTGCGGGCGGTGGCCGTCGACACCCGCGCGGACGCCCTGGTGATGGCCGAACACGGCCACGACCACACCGGCGACCTGGACCGGGACGGCTGGCACGGCACCATGAACTACGTCGGCTTCACCGACCCGGTGTGGAGCTGGCTGCGGGCCGGCGACCAACCGGTGCCGAACTTCCTCGGCGTGCCCGGCGGGGTGACCCGACGGGACGGGCGGGCGGTGCTGGCCACCATGAACGCCTACCGGTCGTTGGTGTCGTGGCGGTCGTACACCCACTCGTGGCAGCTCCTCGGCTCGCACGACTCGGCCCGGATCCGCACCGTGGTCGGCGACGCCGCCCGGCAGGAGGTCGCCGCCGGGCTGCTCGCCACCATGCCGGGCACCCCGATGGTCTTCGCCGGGGACGAGTGGGGGTTGACCGGCGACAACGGCGAGGGTTCCCGTACGCCGATGCCGTGGGACCGGCCGGCGGCGCGGGACGAGCGGACGTTCGAGACGTACCGGGCGTTGCTGGCGCTGCGCCGGGCCGAGCCGGCCCTGCGCCACGGCGGCCTGCGCTGGCTGCACGTGGACGCGGACACCCTGGTCTTCGTCCGGGAGGCGGTGGACGGGGCGGTGCTGGTGCTGGCCCGGCGGGCGCCCGGCAGCCTGGTCCGGCTGACCGGCCTGCCGCCGGCCGACAACCGGTACGGCGGCGCGCCCGACCTGCGGCCGGACGCCGACGGCACGGTCACCCTCCCCGCCGACGGCCCCACCTTCCAGGCCTGGCGGATGTGA
- a CDS encoding maltose ABC transporter substrate-binding protein has protein sequence MRIRTAGVVAAVALALAASGCGGGDSNDEPATQESAKAAGGELVIWADDKRTAALAPFAEKFGQANGVTVKVEAISKDLQTNFVTAAQQGNGPDVVVGAHDWIGNLVQNGAIEPVQLAADQKSAFSEISIKAVTFNGQVYGVPYAQENLALIRNTELAPEAPKTIEELVAAGQKLKAEKKVTETLCLQVGQNGDAYHIYPLYTSAGGYLFGTTANGDYDPTDLGVGKPESIEAFKKIGALGEKGAGVLKRSIADTNSIATFTSKKCAFLASGPWAVTDVKKANLKYDISAFPGFAGGKEAQPFVGVQAFYVAAKGKNKAVAQEFVANYTSTPELAVALYNAEPRPPALTAALDQVKGNDPDLVKFQEAGKNGQVLPAIPAMAAIWDPFGKAEAAVIGGADPTTTVTAAGKTIAGSIK, from the coding sequence ATGCGCATCCGTACCGCGGGTGTGGTCGCCGCCGTCGCCCTGGCGCTCGCCGCGTCCGGCTGCGGTGGCGGCGACAGCAACGACGAGCCGGCCACCCAGGAGTCCGCCAAGGCCGCCGGCGGCGAGCTGGTGATCTGGGCCGACGACAAGCGGACCGCCGCCCTCGCGCCGTTCGCCGAGAAGTTCGGCCAGGCCAACGGCGTCACCGTCAAGGTCGAAGCCATCTCCAAGGACCTGCAGACCAACTTCGTCACCGCCGCCCAGCAGGGCAACGGGCCGGACGTCGTGGTCGGCGCGCACGACTGGATCGGCAACCTGGTGCAGAACGGCGCGATCGAGCCGGTGCAGCTCGCCGCCGACCAGAAGAGCGCCTTCAGCGAGATCTCCATCAAGGCGGTCACCTTCAACGGCCAGGTCTACGGCGTGCCGTACGCGCAGGAGAACCTCGCGCTGATCCGCAACACCGAGCTGGCCCCCGAGGCGCCGAAGACGATCGAGGAGCTGGTCGCCGCCGGGCAGAAGCTCAAGGCGGAGAAGAAGGTCACCGAGACCCTCTGCCTCCAGGTCGGCCAGAACGGCGACGCGTACCACATCTACCCGCTCTACACCTCGGCCGGCGGCTACCTCTTCGGCACCACCGCCAACGGCGACTACGACCCGACCGACCTCGGCGTCGGCAAGCCGGAGTCGATCGAGGCGTTCAAGAAGATCGGCGCGCTCGGCGAGAAGGGCGCGGGCGTGCTCAAGCGCTCCATCGCCGACACCAACTCCATCGCCACCTTCACCAGCAAGAAGTGCGCCTTCCTGGCGTCCGGCCCGTGGGCGGTCACCGACGTGAAGAAGGCCAACCTCAAGTACGACATCTCCGCGTTCCCCGGCTTCGCCGGCGGCAAGGAGGCTCAGCCGTTCGTCGGCGTGCAGGCGTTCTACGTCGCCGCGAAGGGCAAGAACAAGGCCGTGGCGCAGGAGTTCGTGGCCAACTACACCAGCACCCCCGAGCTGGCCGTGGCGCTCTACAACGCCGAGCCGCGTCCCCCGGCGCTGACCGCCGCCCTCGACCAGGTCAAGGGCAACGACCCCGACCTGGTGAAGTTCCAGGAGGCGGGTAAGAACGGCCAGGTCCTCCCGGCGATCCCGGCGATGGCCGCGATCTGGGACCCGTTCGGCAAGGCCGAGGCGGCCGTCATCGGCGGCGCGGACCCGACGACCACCGTCACCGCCGCCGGCAAGACGATCGCCGGCTCGATCAAGTAA
- a CDS encoding 2'-5' RNA ligase family protein, producing MATANGTVTGGVTQGVAGRDTTAVATTQIGVAVDIPEPWGSLLTRRRAEAGDPQAAYIPAHVTLLGPTEIPLAALPLVEAHLATVAAAQPPFSLHLRGTGTFRPVTQVVFVAVAAGISECELLAEAISAAPHLRREARFPYHPHVTVAQDVDPEALDQVYEDLADFSAVFEVDVFTLFSHSGETRWQPRRDYHLGS from the coding sequence ATGGCGACGGCGAACGGGACGGTGACCGGAGGGGTGACGCAAGGCGTGGCGGGCAGGGACACGACGGCGGTGGCGACGACCCAGATCGGGGTGGCGGTGGACATCCCCGAGCCGTGGGGCTCCCTGCTCACCAGGCGACGCGCGGAGGCCGGCGACCCGCAGGCGGCCTACATCCCGGCGCACGTGACGCTGCTCGGGCCGACCGAGATCCCGCTGGCCGCGCTGCCGCTGGTGGAGGCGCACCTGGCCACGGTCGCCGCCGCCCAACCGCCGTTCAGTCTGCACCTGCGGGGCACCGGCACGTTCCGCCCGGTGACGCAGGTGGTGTTCGTCGCGGTGGCCGCCGGCATCAGTGAGTGCGAGCTGCTCGCCGAGGCGATCAGCGCCGCGCCGCACCTGCGCCGGGAGGCCCGCTTCCCGTACCACCCGCACGTGACCGTCGCTCAGGACGTCGACCCGGAAGCCCTCGACCAGGTGTACGAGGACCTGGCCGACTTCTCCGCGGTCTTCGAGGTGGACGTGTTCACCCTGTTCTCGCACTCTGGCGAGACCCGTTGGCAGCCTCGCCGCGACTACCACCTCGGCAGCTGA
- a CDS encoding YhjD/YihY/BrkB family envelope integrity protein, with product MNVFGRIEAGANRRISVLRRRSRGFDHVWRAGVLYTDLLAGRLAAAIAYYGFFAVFALGLVAYAVFGAILEDNDEVSRAAADFLGENLPFLDPAQIAESSGTVGVIGLVILVFTGVGWVEAIRSSQRFIHGLNQQPGNLVVRRLVDLAVLVAIFVLLGVSVAAVDALESLLRWLLRSTGSVGLTTVSAVLSVVVNMVLASAFLVLVPRLRMSRRRLRPVVLTVAVGITLLNTIGRYYVVRTERNPAYTVVAGAVGLLLYLYLLNQVVLFGAALAATSEHGRVVDLSADGPQDPEVDVGPRAAGADDDNRPAPNRKPPSP from the coding sequence GTGAACGTGTTCGGGCGGATCGAGGCGGGGGCGAACCGGCGGATCTCCGTGCTTCGGCGCCGCTCCCGTGGATTCGACCACGTCTGGCGGGCCGGGGTGCTGTACACCGACCTGCTCGCCGGGCGGCTCGCCGCCGCTATCGCGTACTACGGGTTCTTCGCGGTCTTCGCGCTGGGGCTTGTCGCGTACGCGGTCTTCGGGGCGATCCTGGAGGACAACGACGAGGTGAGCCGGGCGGCGGCCGACTTCCTCGGAGAGAACCTGCCGTTCCTCGATCCGGCGCAGATCGCCGAGAGCAGCGGCACGGTGGGGGTGATCGGCCTGGTCATCCTGGTCTTCACCGGGGTCGGCTGGGTGGAGGCGATCCGGTCCTCGCAGCGTTTCATCCACGGGCTCAACCAGCAGCCGGGGAACCTGGTGGTCCGCCGGCTGGTGGACCTCGCCGTGCTGGTCGCCATCTTCGTGCTGCTCGGGGTGTCGGTGGCCGCCGTCGACGCGTTGGAGTCACTGCTGCGCTGGCTGCTGCGCAGCACCGGATCGGTCGGCCTGACCACGGTCAGCGCGGTGCTCAGCGTCGTGGTGAACATGGTGCTGGCCAGCGCGTTCCTGGTGCTGGTGCCCCGGTTGCGGATGAGCCGGCGACGGCTGCGGCCGGTGGTGCTGACGGTCGCCGTCGGCATCACCCTGCTCAACACCATCGGCCGGTACTACGTGGTCCGCACCGAGCGGAATCCGGCGTACACGGTGGTGGCCGGCGCGGTCGGCCTGCTGCTCTATCTCTACCTGCTCAACCAGGTGGTGCTCTTCGGCGCGGCGCTCGCCGCGACCAGCGAGCACGGCCGGGTGGTCGACCTGTCGGCCGACGGCCCGCAGGATCCGGAGGTCGACGTCGGCCCGCGGGCGGCGGGGGCCGATGATGACAACCGGCCCGCACCGAACCGGAAGCCGCCGAGCCCCTGA
- a CDS encoding glycoside hydrolase family 13 protein has protein sequence MVYQVYVRSFADSDGDGIGDLPGIRERLPYLRDLGVDALWLTPFYTSPMVDGGYDVADYRDVDPMFGTLADFDHMIADAHALGLRIIVDLVPNHTSSAHPWFQAALAAAPGSPVRARYLFADGQGAHGELPPNDWESIFGGPAWTRVPDGQWYLHLFDPAQPDLNWRHPEVRAEFEDILRFWLDRGVDGFRIDVAHGMIKAEGLPDVGFSTMTTGRRQVELLGKGRLPYFDQDEVHDIYRAWRPILDSYPGGRMAVAEAWAETPQRLARYIGPDELHQAFSFDFLDATWSADSFRKVIDTALGESTIVGAPTTWVLSNHDKQRHVTRYGDGEVGLRRARAASLLMLALPGCAYLYQGEELGLPEVLDLPDELRQDPSFLRTGESRDGCRVPIPWSGQLAPYGFGPAGSELSWLPAPATWAALSVAAQTGAPGSTLELYRAALRIRHEHPALAAGAGDVTWRETAPGLLAFDRSAGDAGLTCVVNLGGAPVTVTGYGQPIVASAPLTAEGDGYLLPEDAAVWFDRPRVG, from the coding sequence GTGGTCTACCAGGTCTACGTCCGCAGCTTCGCCGACTCCGACGGCGACGGGATCGGCGACCTCCCGGGCATCCGGGAGCGGCTGCCGTACCTGCGGGACCTGGGAGTGGACGCGCTCTGGCTGACCCCCTTCTACACCTCGCCGATGGTCGACGGCGGCTACGACGTGGCCGACTACCGCGACGTCGACCCGATGTTCGGCACGCTGGCCGACTTCGACCACATGATCGCCGACGCGCACGCCCTCGGCCTGCGGATCATCGTGGACCTGGTGCCGAACCACACCTCCAGCGCCCACCCGTGGTTCCAGGCCGCGCTCGCCGCCGCCCCCGGCTCACCCGTTCGGGCCCGGTACCTCTTCGCCGACGGGCAGGGCGCGCACGGCGAGCTGCCGCCGAACGACTGGGAGAGCATCTTCGGCGGCCCGGCCTGGACCCGGGTCCCCGACGGCCAGTGGTACCTGCACCTGTTCGACCCCGCCCAGCCCGACCTGAACTGGCGGCATCCCGAGGTGCGGGCCGAGTTCGAGGACATCCTCCGGTTCTGGCTGGACCGGGGCGTGGACGGGTTCCGGATCGACGTGGCCCACGGCATGATCAAGGCCGAGGGGCTGCCGGACGTCGGGTTCAGCACCATGACCACCGGCCGGCGGCAGGTGGAGCTGCTCGGCAAGGGCCGGCTGCCGTACTTCGACCAGGACGAGGTGCACGACATCTACCGCGCCTGGCGGCCCATCCTGGACAGCTACCCCGGCGGCCGGATGGCGGTGGCCGAGGCGTGGGCCGAGACCCCGCAGCGGCTGGCCCGCTACATCGGCCCGGACGAGCTGCACCAGGCGTTCAGCTTCGACTTCCTCGACGCCACCTGGTCGGCCGACTCGTTCCGGAAGGTGATCGACACCGCGCTGGGCGAGTCGACGATCGTCGGCGCGCCGACCACCTGGGTGCTCTCCAACCACGACAAGCAACGGCACGTCACCCGGTACGGCGACGGCGAGGTCGGGTTGCGCCGGGCCCGGGCGGCCAGCCTGCTCATGCTCGCCCTGCCCGGCTGCGCGTACCTCTACCAGGGCGAGGAGCTGGGCCTGCCGGAGGTGCTCGACCTCCCCGACGAGCTGCGCCAGGACCCGTCGTTCCTGCGCACCGGCGAGAGCCGGGACGGCTGCCGGGTGCCGATCCCGTGGAGCGGCCAGCTCGCCCCGTACGGCTTCGGACCGGCCGGCAGCGAGCTGAGCTGGCTGCCGGCCCCGGCCACCTGGGCGGCCCTCTCGGTCGCCGCGCAGACCGGCGCGCCCGGCTCGACGCTGGAGCTGTACCGGGCCGCGCTGCGGATCCGGCACGAGCACCCGGCGCTGGCCGCCGGCGCCGGCGACGTCACCTGGCGGGAAACCGCCCCCGGCCTGCTGGCCTTCGACCGGTCCGCCGGCGACGCCGGGCTGACCTGCGTGGTCAACCTCGGCGGCGCGCCGGTGACCGTCACCGGGTACGGCCAGCCGATCGTCGCCAGCGCGCCGCTGACCGCCGAGGGTGACGGGTATCTCCTGCCCGAGGACGCCGCGGTGTGGTTCGACCGGCCCCGGGTCGGGTAG
- a CDS encoding activator of HSP90 ATPase has translation MDEQHEPQPTAEPKPYRVEVVVDAPYETVWAVLTEPDRIGEWFGWEYDGLADEIEHIFVAHAERFPPDRIALELGQELQVIADGERTIVRAVSPGALDGEQAGTYDVVEEGWRSFLEQLRYLLDRRPALPRRTVRLTGTASGQQLLAVLDGAGAKERWHDSTYQRMVVDADGRLLVAAAEAPLDSGETTPVSLVVNAYGLAGAERERLAGEWLERWRSGVPDGKEE, from the coding sequence ATGGACGAGCAGCACGAACCGCAGCCGACGGCGGAGCCGAAGCCGTACCGGGTGGAGGTCGTCGTCGACGCGCCGTACGAGACGGTCTGGGCGGTGTTGACCGAGCCGGACCGGATCGGTGAGTGGTTCGGGTGGGAGTACGACGGGCTGGCCGACGAGATCGAGCACATCTTCGTCGCCCACGCGGAACGGTTCCCGCCGGACCGGATCGCCCTGGAGTTGGGGCAGGAGCTCCAGGTGATCGCCGACGGCGAACGGACGATCGTGCGGGCGGTGTCCCCGGGTGCGCTCGACGGGGAGCAGGCCGGCACGTACGACGTGGTGGAGGAGGGCTGGCGGTCCTTCCTGGAGCAGCTCCGCTACCTGCTGGACCGCCGGCCGGCGTTGCCCCGGCGCACGGTACGGCTGACCGGCACGGCGAGCGGGCAGCAGCTCCTGGCGGTGCTGGACGGGGCCGGGGCGAAGGAGCGGTGGCACGACAGCACGTACCAGCGGATGGTGGTGGACGCCGACGGACGGCTGCTGGTCGCCGCGGCCGAGGCGCCGCTGGACTCCGGGGAGACCACGCCGGTCAGCCTGGTGGTCAACGCGTACGGGTTGGCCGGGGCGGAACGGGAGCGGCTGGCGGGGGAGTGGCTCGAACGCTGGCGGAGCGGCGTCCCGGACGGGAAAGAAGAATAA
- a CDS encoding LacI family DNA-binding transcriptional regulator, with product MRARLSDIAQQADVSEATVSRVLNDRPGVAPETRQAVLTALDVLGYERPARLRKRSAGLVGLVVPELDNPIFPAFAQVIESTLAQSGFTPVLCTQTPGGVTEDEYVEMLLDRQVSGVVFVSGLHADTAANHDRYRALIARPLPIVMINGFAPGIAAPFVSCDDGEATELAVAHLVALGHRRIGLITGPDRFVPVQRRVAGYRAAMTRLLDVDETELEALAELSLFGVEGGEAAAGRLIERGVTGIVCGSDLMALGAVRAARQRGLAVPADLSVVGYDDSPLMAFTDPPLTTMRQPVTAMSVAAVRALVDEINGHGAPHSEYLFRPELVVRGSTAVARPADAGSGPAGSPGGAAPTRQRPAPPALVVPA from the coding sequence ATGCGCGCTCGACTGTCCGACATCGCCCAGCAGGCCGACGTCAGCGAGGCCACGGTGTCGCGGGTGCTCAACGACCGCCCCGGCGTGGCCCCCGAGACCCGGCAGGCCGTGCTGACCGCTCTCGACGTGCTCGGCTACGAGCGCCCCGCCCGCCTGCGCAAACGCAGCGCCGGGCTGGTCGGCCTGGTCGTGCCCGAGCTGGACAATCCCATCTTCCCCGCGTTCGCCCAGGTCATCGAGTCGACCCTGGCGCAGAGCGGGTTCACCCCGGTGCTGTGCACCCAGACCCCCGGCGGGGTCACCGAGGACGAGTACGTCGAGATGCTGCTCGACCGCCAGGTCTCCGGTGTCGTCTTCGTCTCCGGCCTGCACGCCGACACCGCCGCCAACCACGACCGCTACCGGGCGCTGATCGCCCGGCCGCTGCCCATCGTGATGATCAACGGCTTCGCCCCCGGCATCGCCGCGCCCTTCGTCTCCTGCGACGACGGCGAGGCCACCGAGCTGGCCGTGGCGCACCTGGTGGCCCTCGGGCACCGCCGGATCGGCCTGATCACCGGCCCGGACCGGTTCGTCCCCGTGCAGCGCCGGGTGGCCGGCTACCGGGCCGCCATGACCCGCCTGCTCGACGTCGACGAGACCGAGCTGGAAGCGCTCGCCGAGCTGTCGCTGTTCGGCGTGGAGGGCGGCGAGGCCGCCGCCGGCCGGCTCATCGAACGCGGCGTGACCGGCATCGTCTGCGGCTCCGACCTGATGGCGCTCGGCGCGGTCCGGGCCGCCCGGCAGCGCGGCCTGGCCGTCCCGGCCGACCTCTCCGTGGTCGGCTACGACGACTCGCCGCTGATGGCCTTCACCGACCCGCCGCTGACCACCATGCGTCAGCCGGTGACCGCGATGTCGGTGGCCGCCGTCCGCGCCCTGGTCGACGAGATCAACGGGCACGGCGCCCCGCACTCGGAGTACCTCTTCCGGCCCGAGCTGGTGGTGCGCGGCTCCACCGCGGTCGCCCGCCCCGCCGACGCCGGATCCGGGCCCGCCGGGTCGCCGGGCGGGGCCGCCCCCACCCGGCAACGTCCGGCGCCGCCGGCGCTCGTCGTACCCGCCTGA